The proteins below come from a single Deinococcus sp. Leaf326 genomic window:
- the crtI gene encoding phytoene desaturase family protein, protein MTSDSSLSHPAGPGQRKRALIIGAGIGGLSLGIRLQSLGFDTTILERLDGPGGRAYQKRTEDGYVFDMGPTVITVPHFIEELFSLERGHAALTTPDYPPHTLNGERVREGDSGGPRTREYVNLVPILPFYRIVFDDATFFDYDGDPVSTREQIARLAPEDLEGYERFHRDAQAIFERGFLELGYTHFGDLPTMLRVVPDLMKLDAVRTLFSFTSRYFSSDKMRQVFSFETLLIGGNPLSVPAIYAMIHFVEKTWGVHYAMGGTGALVQGFVRKFRELGGTVRYGAGVEEILVENGRGGPVRAPVGPRVARGVRLESGEELRADIVVSNGDWANTYLKRVPTAARLVNNDLRVKAAPQSMGLLVIYFGFRDDGQPLNLRHHNILLGPRYEALLREIFRKKVLGQDFSQYLHVPTLTDPALAPAGHHAAYTLVPVPHKGSGIDWSVEGPKLTGRVLDYLEERGFIPDLRARLTHFEYVTPDYFEGTLDSYLGNAFGPEPVLAQSAFFRPHNRSEDVRGLYLVGAGAQPGAGTPSVMMSAKMTARLVAEDFGIHPELQGAAADD, encoded by the coding sequence ATGACTTCCGATTCTTCCCTTTCCCATCCCGCCGGCCCCGGACAGCGCAAGCGCGCCCTGATCATCGGTGCCGGCATCGGCGGCCTGAGCCTGGGCATCCGGCTTCAGAGCCTGGGCTTCGACACGACCATTCTGGAACGCCTGGACGGCCCGGGCGGCCGCGCCTACCAGAAACGCACTGAGGACGGCTACGTGTTCGACATGGGGCCGACCGTCATCACGGTGCCGCACTTCATCGAGGAACTGTTCTCGCTCGAGCGGGGCCACGCCGCGCTGACCACCCCCGACTACCCGCCCCACACCCTGAACGGTGAGCGGGTCCGCGAGGGCGACAGCGGCGGCCCGCGCACCCGCGAGTATGTCAATCTCGTCCCGATCCTGCCCTTCTACCGCATCGTGTTCGACGACGCCACCTTCTTCGACTACGACGGCGACCCCGTCAGCACCCGCGAACAGATCGCGCGACTGGCCCCGGAAGACCTGGAGGGCTACGAGCGATTTCACCGTGACGCGCAGGCCATCTTCGAGCGCGGCTTTCTGGAACTGGGGTACACCCATTTCGGCGACCTGCCCACCATGCTGCGGGTCGTCCCCGACCTGATGAAGCTGGACGCGGTACGGACCCTGTTCTCGTTCACGTCGCGGTATTTCAGTTCGGACAAGATGCGGCAGGTGTTCTCGTTCGAGACGCTGCTCATCGGCGGTAACCCGCTGAGCGTGCCGGCCATCTACGCCATGATCCACTTCGTCGAGAAGACCTGGGGCGTGCACTACGCGATGGGCGGCACGGGCGCGCTCGTGCAGGGCTTCGTGCGCAAATTCCGCGAACTGGGCGGCACGGTGCGTTACGGCGCGGGCGTCGAGGAGATTCTGGTCGAGAACGGCCGGGGCGGTCCGGTACGTGCCCCCGTCGGCCCCCGCGTCGCGCGCGGCGTGCGGCTCGAAAGCGGCGAGGAACTGCGCGCCGACATCGTGGTGAGCAACGGCGACTGGGCCAACACCTACCTCAAGCGCGTGCCCACCGCCGCCCGGCTCGTCAACAACGACCTGCGGGTCAAGGCCGCGCCGCAGAGCATGGGCCTGCTGGTGATCTACTTCGGGTTCCGCGACGACGGACAGCCGCTGAACCTGCGCCACCACAACATTCTGCTGGGGCCACGCTACGAGGCGCTGCTGCGCGAGATCTTCAGAAAGAAGGTGCTGGGCCAGGACTTCAGCCAGTACCTGCACGTCCCGACCCTCACCGACCCGGCGCTGGCCCCGGCCGGGCATCACGCTGCCTACACGCTCGTGCCGGTGCCCCACAAAGGCAGCGGCATCGACTGGTCGGTCGAGGGACCGAAACTCACCGGGCGCGTGCTGGACTACCTCGAGGAACGCGGCTTCATCCCGGACCTGCGCGCCCGCCTGACCCACTTCGAATACGTGACCCCAGACTACTTCGAGGGCACGCTCGACAGCTACCTGGGCAACGCCTTCGGTCCCGAGCCGGTGCTGGCCCAGAGCGCCTTTTTCCGGCCGCACAACCGCAGCGAGGACGTGCGCGGCCTGTACCTCGTCGGTGCGGGCGCGCAGCCGGGCGCGGGGACCCCCAGCGTGATGATGTCGGCCAAGATGACGGCCCGCCTCGTCGCCGAGGACTTCGGTATCCATCCGGAGCTTCAGGGCGCGGCAGCCGACGACTGA
- a CDS encoding phytoene/squalene synthase family protein produces MTDYAPPARPPVADPALGRALRHCQAVTREHSKTFYLGSRCFPGKQRAAVWAVYAACREGDDIADGGGSDVEARLADWWSRVQGAFAGRPSQHPTDTALAWAVREYPIPLSAFSELHEGLRMDLRGHSYADMDDLTLYCRRVAGVVGFMIAPISGYEGGEATLDRALRLGQAMQLTNILRDVGEDLSLGRVYLPAEVLARYGLSRADLERGVVTPEYRAMLRDLTAQARAWYAEGRAGIPLLRGRARLAVATAARAYEGILDDLEAAGYDNFNRRAYVSGRRKLMMLPQAWWELRSSPA; encoded by the coding sequence GTGACTGACTATGCTCCGCCCGCACGCCCTCCCGTGGCCGACCCGGCTCTGGGGCGGGCCCTGCGGCATTGCCAGGCCGTGACCCGGGAACACAGCAAGACTTTTTACCTGGGTTCGCGCTGTTTTCCTGGCAAACAGCGCGCCGCCGTGTGGGCCGTCTACGCCGCCTGCCGTGAAGGTGACGATATTGCCGACGGGGGCGGCTCCGACGTAGAGGCGCGGCTGGCCGACTGGTGGTCGCGGGTACAGGGTGCCTTCGCTGGCCGGCCGAGCCAGCACCCCACCGACACCGCCCTGGCCTGGGCCGTGCGTGAGTACCCTATTCCGCTGAGCGCCTTTTCCGAACTGCACGAGGGCCTGCGCATGGACCTGCGCGGCCACAGCTACGCCGACATGGATGACCTCACGCTGTACTGCCGCCGGGTAGCGGGCGTGGTGGGGTTCATGATCGCGCCGATCAGCGGTTACGAGGGCGGCGAGGCCACCCTGGACCGGGCGCTGCGACTCGGCCAGGCCATGCAGCTCACGAACATCCTGCGCGACGTGGGCGAGGACCTGTCACTGGGACGGGTCTACCTGCCGGCCGAGGTGCTGGCCCGCTACGGTCTGAGCCGCGCGGACCTGGAACGCGGCGTGGTCACGCCTGAGTACCGCGCCATGCTGCGTGACCTGACGGCCCAGGCCCGCGCGTGGTACGCCGAGGGCCGCGCGGGTATCCCGCTGCTGCGCGGCCGCGCCCGGCTGGCCGTCGCCACCGCCGCCCGCGCCTACGAGGGCATCCTGGACGACCTGGAGGCCGCCGGCTACGACAACTTCAACCGCCGGGCCTACGTCAGTGGGCGGCGCAAACTGATGATGCTCCCGCAGGCCTGGTGGGAACTGCGCAGTTCACCCGCCTGA
- a CDS encoding vWA domain-containing protein — protein MPRAALSFRLTAALLCGSLALAASPAAPVPTPTAAESCTLPAGTLPTLTRAVFVLDTSGSMRGIGDGRADIFGRVKASVSAYVAAARPDRVDLITFDGGLRTRRGYALPADADTFARDLAALRADGSNTYLYRSLRDALSPLAGGERYLTDVFLLTDGIDNNPRRRVSAAQALAAFRGRGALDRLTYLALGTEIPAEAVSALAGSGYARGLSLPVGTVPDLSRVRGTVPVTVTDPAQVPAPYPDGTPLQLGGPGGAEIALAQLQASGGLTRLSVRVEVPQGTAALLCAAPAGAASTTGTALEGLPPQRVLLTLNLPPQPAAPQGWLAWVRGVLGRDSAAGSGGRAVQAAAPVNAAAGGARWQWLNPGADRTLSPGEDTVLRYRVSPGTDLTGARLELPGDAGGAAAGLETALETQPGAHEFTVRLRRAAEAGQSPTGQEVSARLILASGETLALPGVFAGPQAGAGQTVVLTPVGEGPEAGATPTGPAAPRGAPRWGLWVLGGALLLALAALALRRRRGAGSGGPAPRSAAVPAARHSFAAGAVPTVEGLTYKEDRTLALVMVGGELSSVPTPLGGPFDIGLLSRVPHLSGVRAEQHRDGLRLLHVPDDLEVRQSGRLLRPGDVVRPGTLLDVALADASRVPHPPLGSLVGLGLPLTLRADGVNVQVAGPYATHALSLPSGITDLGEAFGAPALRGLKVSVTAGRILLADLPADLLLNRVGDPQPLRPGTYLPPQTELGLPER, from the coding sequence ATGCCCCGCGCCGCCCTGTCCTTCCGTCTCACCGCCGCGCTGCTGTGCGGGAGCCTCGCCCTGGCTGCCTCGCCGGCGGCTCCCGTCCCCACGCCTACGGCGGCCGAGTCCTGCACCCTGCCTGCCGGTACGCTGCCCACCCTCACGCGCGCCGTGTTCGTTCTCGACACCAGCGGCAGCATGCGCGGCATCGGGGACGGTCGGGCCGACATCTTCGGCCGGGTCAAGGCCAGCGTGAGCGCCTACGTGGCGGCGGCCCGGCCGGACCGTGTGGACCTCATCACCTTCGACGGCGGCCTGCGCACTCGCCGGGGCTACGCGCTGCCCGCCGACGCCGATACCTTCGCGCGGGACCTCGCGGCTCTGCGCGCCGACGGCTCGAACACCTACCTGTACCGCAGCCTGCGCGACGCCCTGTCGCCGCTGGCCGGGGGCGAGCGCTACCTCACCGACGTGTTTCTCCTCACGGACGGCATCGACAACAATCCCCGGCGCCGGGTCAGCGCGGCGCAGGCGCTCGCGGCCTTCCGGGGGCGCGGCGCCCTCGACCGCTTGACCTATCTCGCCCTGGGCACCGAGATTCCCGCCGAGGCGGTCTCGGCACTGGCGGGCAGCGGCTACGCGCGCGGCCTGAGTCTGCCGGTCGGCACCGTGCCGGACCTGAGCCGCGTACGCGGCACCGTGCCGGTCACTGTCACCGACCCCGCGCAGGTGCCGGCTCCCTACCCCGACGGTACGCCGTTGCAGCTCGGGGGGCCGGGGGGCGCGGAGATCGCCCTCGCCCAGCTACAGGCCTCAGGCGGCCTGACCCGGCTTTCTGTCCGGGTGGAGGTGCCGCAGGGCACGGCGGCGCTGCTGTGCGCCGCGCCGGCGGGCGCTGCGTCCACCACTGGCACCGCTCTGGAGGGCCTGCCGCCCCAGCGCGTGCTGCTCACCCTGAACCTGCCGCCGCAGCCCGCCGCTCCGCAGGGCTGGCTGGCCTGGGTGCGCGGGGTGCTGGGCAGAGACTCCGCGGCCGGGTCAGGGGGCCGCGCGGTACAGGCCGCCGCTCCTGTGAATGCTGCAGCCGGCGGAGCGCGCTGGCAGTGGCTCAACCCCGGAGCCGACCGCACGCTGTCGCCTGGAGAGGACACCGTGCTGCGCTACCGTGTCTCGCCCGGCACCGACCTGACGGGCGCGCGGCTGGAGCTGCCCGGCGACGCGGGGGGGGCTGCCGCCGGCCTGGAGACGGCCCTGGAGACGCAGCCGGGCGCGCACGAGTTCACCGTGCGCCTGCGCCGCGCCGCTGAAGCGGGCCAGAGTCCCACAGGTCAGGAGGTCTCCGCCCGGCTCATCCTCGCTTCCGGTGAGACGCTGGCGCTGCCGGGGGTATTCGCGGGACCGCAGGCGGGAGCGGGCCAGACCGTGGTGCTGACCCCGGTCGGAGAGGGGCCGGAGGCCGGGGCCACCCCGACCGGTCCGGCGGCGCCCCGCGGCGCCCCGCGCTGGGGCCTGTGGGTGCTGGGGGGGGCGCTGCTGCTGGCCCTGGCGGCCCTGGCCCTGCGGCGCCGGCGCGGCGCGGGCAGCGGAGGTCCCGCCCCGCGGAGCGCGGCCGTCCCTGCGGCGCGGCACAGTTTCGCGGCCGGAGCAGTGCCCACCGTGGAGGGCCTGACCTACAAGGAGGACCGCACGCTGGCCCTCGTCATGGTGGGCGGCGAACTGAGCAGCGTTCCCACGCCGCTGGGCGGGCCCTTCGACATCGGCCTGCTCTCCCGGGTCCCTCACCTGAGCGGCGTGCGCGCCGAGCAGCACCGGGACGGTCTGCGTCTGCTGCACGTGCCGGACGACCTCGAAGTTCGCCAGAGCGGCCGGCTGCTGCGGCCCGGCGACGTCGTGCGGCCCGGGACCCTGCTGGACGTGGCGCTGGCCGACGCCTCGCGCGTGCCGCACCCCCCGCTGGGGTCGCTGGTGGGCCTGGGGCTGCCGCTGACCCTGCGGGCCGACGGCGTGAACGTGCAGGTGGCCGGGCCCTACGCCACCCACGCCCTGAGCCTGCCGTCCGGGATCACCGATCTGGGCGAGGCGTTCGGCGCGCCGGCGCTGCGCGGCCTGAAGGTGAGCGTCACGGCCGGGCGAATCCTGCTGGCCGATCTGCCCGCCGACCTGCTCCTGAACCGCGTAGGGGACCCGCAGCCGCTGCGCCCTGGTACCTACCTGCCCCCCCAGACCGAACTCGGCCTGCCCGAACGCTGA
- a CDS encoding thioesterase family protein — protein MPDLPSADRSFTSEFRVRYAETDAMAVAHHATYPVWFEVGRSDLMRELGLPYAEIEARGYYLMLSGLHVQYRRAARYDDRLRLTTRVSELRSRTLKFSYALHRLGEEGAPPELLATGETHHIATDRNYRPVRMPDDVLERLKP, from the coding sequence GTGCCTGACCTTCCTTCCGCCGACCGCAGTTTCACCTCGGAGTTCCGGGTGCGCTACGCCGAAACCGACGCGATGGCGGTCGCCCACCACGCCACCTACCCGGTGTGGTTCGAGGTGGGCCGCAGCGACCTGATGCGTGAGCTCGGACTTCCCTACGCCGAGATCGAGGCGCGCGGCTACTACCTCATGCTCAGCGGCCTGCACGTGCAGTACCGGCGCGCCGCCCGCTACGACGACCGCCTACGGCTGACCACCCGCGTCTCAGAGCTGCGAAGCCGTACCCTCAAGTTCAGTTATGCCCTGCACCGCCTGGGCGAGGAGGGGGCGCCGCCCGAACTGCTGGCGACCGGTGAGACGCACCACATCGCCACCGACCGGAACTACCGCCCTGTCCGGATGCCCGACGACGTTCTGGAGCGACTCAAGCCCTGA
- a CDS encoding sensor histidine kinase KdpD — MTVSPLPLVLVVSAQRGHAPALAAALRVAEVRYLPDSDTLLREANLRAPQVVLLYTDTPGTPLAQVLPILRRRAELAATQWLAVGTQGLGELLAAGADGLASDATSPEALALQVRNMLARSQAHTDALERVATLQRRMDTWEHEERVRDQLVHMLVHDLKNPIAAVMGLLEVVEDDTRLPPDSRELLRVARDEAQHLLHLAVNMLDVRKIQAGKMNLRRELMFSPMFSEVMDLARGDVGSGLRERNLQIHVEQGFSPVNADAEILRRVMANLISNALKHTSQGGLIAVEVRTDGPDLSVSVRDDGEGIPEDDLPNLFAAFEQSRLTLHGRFDTGMGLAFCKMAVEAHGGHIGVESVRGKGSRFAFSLPFAQDNEDDDFVELLS, encoded by the coding sequence ATGACGGTTTCCCCACTTCCACTCGTGCTGGTCGTTTCTGCGCAGCGCGGTCACGCCCCGGCGCTGGCCGCGGCCCTGCGCGTCGCGGAGGTGCGATACCTGCCCGACAGCGACACCCTGCTGCGCGAGGCCAACCTGCGCGCCCCGCAGGTCGTACTGCTCTACACCGACACGCCCGGTACGCCGCTGGCCCAGGTACTGCCGATCCTGCGCCGCCGCGCCGAACTCGCGGCGACGCAGTGGCTGGCGGTGGGCACCCAGGGCCTGGGCGAACTGCTGGCCGCCGGGGCAGACGGACTGGCGAGTGACGCGACCTCACCGGAGGCGCTGGCCCTACAGGTCCGGAACATGCTGGCGCGTTCGCAGGCGCATACCGACGCACTGGAACGCGTGGCGACCCTGCAACGCCGCATGGACACCTGGGAGCACGAGGAACGGGTGCGCGACCAGCTCGTGCACATGCTCGTCCACGACCTCAAAAACCCCATCGCGGCCGTCATGGGACTGCTGGAGGTTGTCGAGGACGACACCCGGCTGCCGCCCGACTCGCGCGAGCTGCTGCGGGTGGCGCGCGACGAGGCCCAGCACCTGCTGCACCTCGCCGTGAACATGCTTGATGTCCGCAAGATCCAGGCGGGCAAGATGAACCTGCGCCGCGAACTCATGTTCAGTCCCATGTTTAGCGAAGTGATGGACCTCGCGCGGGGCGATGTGGGCAGCGGCCTGAGAGAACGCAATCTCCAGATTCACGTCGAGCAGGGCTTCAGCCCGGTCAACGCCGACGCCGAGATCCTGCGCCGGGTCATGGCGAACCTCATCAGCAACGCCCTCAAACATACGAGCCAGGGCGGCCTGATCGCGGTCGAGGTACGCACCGACGGGCCGGACCTCTCGGTCAGCGTGCGTGACGACGGCGAAGGCATCCCGGAAGACGATCTGCCCAACCTCTTCGCCGCCTTCGAGCAGAGCCGCCTGACCCTGCACGGCCGCTTCGATACCGGGATGGGCCTGGCCTTCTGCAAGATGGCGGTCGAGGCCCACGGCGGCCACATCGGCGTCGAGTCCGTGCGCGGCAAGGGGTCGCGGTTCGCCTTCTCGCTGCCTTTTGCCCAGGACAATGAGGACGACGACTTCGTCGAACTCCTGAGCTGA
- a CDS encoding DNA gyrase subunit B, with the protein MTRTDEPSTVTELTAQAGPSADYTADHITMLEGMDAVRKRPGMYVQGGTGVDGYHQLLTEIIDNGIDEGLAGFATEVRITMHADGSASVIDDGRGIPVDIMKSKGRPAIEVIFSELHAGGKFGQGAYKVSGGLHGVGSTVVNALSTFLDVHVNKGGRLYHIRFEKGVLATPLEDLGPTPDDVTWATSVAFLPDPAIFKEFDNQFDYSRIRNRLRELAYLTGLKIVICDERTELHGGEIKQEEFFEKGGIANFARALVTDDTKLLYDQPIVMRGRSNDVEVEVAFIHANTYASDNILTYANMIRTRDGGTPLTGFKTAYTRILNKYARDKNMIKSGNPVPSGDDLLEGIYCVVSVKLGEPQFESQAKVKLLNSEAQTAVNAVVGEKFAEFLEENPKIGKTIVEKAAEAARAREAARKARDIVRRSNPLDNEDLPGKLADCSSQDPSESELFIVEGNSAGGSAKGGRERRFQAILPLRGKILNVEKAELNKILKNAEIRSLIGAIGAGVEGTGDQMHFDLSNLRYHKVVIMTDADMDGGHITTLLLTFFFRYMRPIVEQGHLYIAQPPLYRITVGREKKGTYLYNEEELKRHVAQATRDGRKYEIQRFKGLGEMNAEQLWETTMDPERRVLKRVSIDDLIIANEIFDALMGNDVAPRKEFIRENARFAEISV; encoded by the coding sequence ATGACCAGAACTGACGAACCTTCCACCGTGACCGAGCTGACCGCGCAGGCCGGCCCGAGCGCCGACTACACCGCCGACCACATCACCATGCTCGAGGGCATGGACGCCGTACGCAAGCGCCCCGGCATGTACGTGCAGGGCGGCACGGGTGTGGACGGCTACCACCAGCTCCTGACCGAGATCATCGACAACGGCATCGACGAGGGCCTCGCGGGCTTCGCGACCGAGGTGCGCATCACCATGCACGCCGACGGCAGCGCCTCGGTGATCGACGACGGGCGCGGCATTCCGGTGGACATCATGAAGTCCAAGGGCCGCCCAGCCATCGAAGTGATCTTCAGCGAGCTGCATGCGGGCGGTAAGTTCGGCCAGGGCGCCTACAAGGTGTCCGGCGGCCTGCACGGCGTCGGCTCGACCGTGGTGAACGCCCTCTCGACCTTCCTCGACGTGCACGTCAACAAGGGCGGGCGCCTGTACCACATCCGGTTCGAGAAGGGCGTACTGGCGACTCCCCTCGAAGACCTCGGCCCCACGCCGGACGACGTGACGTGGGCGACGAGCGTGGCCTTCCTGCCCGACCCGGCCATCTTCAAGGAGTTCGACAACCAGTTCGACTACTCGCGCATCCGCAACCGCCTGCGTGAACTGGCGTACCTGACCGGCCTGAAGATCGTCATCTGTGACGAGCGCACCGAACTGCACGGTGGCGAGATCAAGCAAGAAGAGTTCTTCGAGAAGGGCGGCATCGCCAACTTCGCCCGCGCGCTCGTCACCGACGACACCAAGCTGCTCTATGACCAGCCCATCGTGATGCGCGGCCGGAGCAACGACGTCGAGGTCGAGGTGGCGTTCATCCACGCCAACACCTACGCCAGCGACAACATCCTGACCTACGCCAACATGATCCGCACCCGCGACGGCGGCACGCCGCTGACCGGGTTCAAGACGGCGTATACCCGCATTCTGAACAAGTACGCCCGCGACAAGAACATGATCAAGTCAGGCAACCCCGTGCCCAGCGGCGACGACCTCCTCGAAGGCATCTACTGCGTGGTGTCGGTCAAGCTCGGCGAGCCGCAGTTCGAGTCGCAGGCCAAGGTCAAGCTGCTCAACAGCGAGGCCCAGACGGCCGTGAACGCGGTGGTCGGCGAGAAGTTCGCGGAGTTCCTCGAAGAGAACCCCAAGATCGGCAAGACGATCGTCGAGAAGGCCGCCGAGGCTGCCCGCGCCCGCGAGGCCGCACGCAAGGCCCGCGACATCGTGCGCCGCAGCAACCCGCTGGACAACGAGGACCTGCCCGGCAAGCTTGCCGACTGCTCGTCGCAGGATCCCTCGGAGAGCGAACTGTTCATCGTGGAAGGCAACTCGGCCGGCGGATCGGCCAAGGGCGGACGTGAAAGGCGCTTCCAGGCGATTTTGCCGCTGCGCGGCAAGATCCTGAACGTGGAAAAGGCCGAGCTCAACAAGATCTTGAAGAACGCCGAAATCCGCAGCCTGATCGGCGCCATCGGGGCGGGCGTCGAGGGCACGGGCGACCAGATGCACTTCGACCTCTCGAACCTGCGCTACCACAAGGTTGTGATCATGACCGACGCCGACATGGACGGCGGGCACATCACGACGCTGCTGCTCACCTTCTTCTTCCGCTATATGCGGCCTATCGTCGAGCAGGGCCACCTGTACATCGCGCAGCCGCCTCTCTACAGGATTACCGTGGGCCGCGAGAAGAAGGGCACCTACCTCTACAACGAGGAAGAGCTCAAGCGGCATGTGGCGCAGGCCACCCGTGACGGGCGCAAGTACGAGATCCAGCGCTTCAAGGGGCTGGGCGAGATGAACGCCGAGCAACTGTGGGAAACCACCATGGACCCCGAACGCCGCGTCCTCAAGCGTGTGAGCATCGACGACCTGATCATCGCCAACGAGATCTTCGACGCCCTGATGGGCAACGACGTGGCCCCGCGCAAGGAGTTCATCCGCGAGAACGCGAGGTTCGCCGAAATCAGCGTCTGA
- a CDS encoding cyclase family protein — translation MQDISRLLTPGHPTWPGDAPYRLTPVARIAQGDSVNTGELATSTHTGTHVDAPWHYDDAGVRLDEVPLEVYVGPCQVLSVTPQDGYVTPDALAGLPDVLPPRLLLHTGQPAHWDTFPEDFTALTPSFVHEIARRGVRLLGTDCPSVDPMTSKTLEAHAACRETGVLILEGLNLSATPDGDYDLMCLPLPLAGVDGAPARAVLLPAGTLA, via the coding sequence ATGCAAGACATCTCGCGTCTGCTCACGCCCGGCCACCCCACCTGGCCCGGCGACGCCCCCTACCGCCTGACCCCGGTGGCCCGCATCGCCCAGGGCGACAGCGTGAACACGGGCGAGCTGGCGACGAGCACCCACACCGGCACCCACGTGGACGCGCCCTGGCATTACGACGACGCGGGCGTGCGTCTGGACGAGGTGCCGCTGGAAGTGTACGTCGGTCCCTGCCAAGTGCTGAGCGTCACCCCGCAGGACGGCTACGTGACTCCCGACGCCCTGGCGGGCCTGCCCGACGTGCTGCCGCCCCGGCTGCTGCTGCACACCGGGCAGCCCGCCCACTGGGACACCTTTCCCGAGGACTTCACGGCCCTGACCCCGAGCTTCGTGCACGAGATCGCCCGGCGCGGCGTGCGCCTCCTGGGAACCGACTGCCCCAGCGTGGACCCGATGACGAGCAAGACCCTGGAGGCCCACGCGGCCTGCCGCGAGACCGGCGTCCTCATTCTGGAGGGCCTGAACCTCAGCGCCACGCCCGACGGCGACTACGACCTGATGTGCCTGCCCCTCCCCCTGGCGGGCGTGGACGGCGCCCCGGCGCGGGCGGTGCTCCTGCCCGCCGGCACGCTGGCCTGA
- the rbfA gene encoding 30S ribosome-binding factor RbfA, translating to MKPAQIQSQLQRVLSEAIAGLRDPRVPMIVTVERVQVAPDYTLARVYVSAMGADMPELLDALTHARGHLQREIASQVKMRRTPNLEFRSAADSPL from the coding sequence ATGAAACCCGCCCAGATCCAGTCGCAGCTTCAGCGCGTGCTGAGTGAAGCCATCGCCGGCCTGCGCGACCCGCGCGTGCCCATGATCGTGACCGTCGAGCGGGTGCAGGTCGCGCCCGACTACACCTTGGCCCGCGTATACGTCAGCGCGATGGGCGCCGATATGCCCGAACTGCTCGACGCCCTGACCCACGCGCGTGGGCACCTCCAGCGCGAGATAGCCTCCCAGGTCAAGATGCGCCGCACCCCCAACCTGGAGTTCCGCTCGGCGGCCGACTCACCCCTCTGA
- a CDS encoding LysM peptidoglycan-binding domain-containing protein, protein MRRVALTLLFFSLPVPGAPAWAAPTTPVVRPVTMKVKAGDTLYRLARTHHLSVVQLRRWNGLSGNVIHVGQVLRLRPPATPAAVTRPVAAPVKPALVKPPPAKPAAARPAPVPDPVKPAAPAVSRSGGIYTVKRGDTLGVIARRAGVSVEALQQASGLKGTLLQPGQRLRVPPRGTVAAAPAVVRVPALPAGKESRLVYTYVRVGRGETATGLAARYRTTPDALRRLNGLSTVQMIVPGAKVLVPSRVAVPVPPAALRSAVSYRAARPLNIPVQVVQVDLRWRNVLVAPVLPGRGLSFASGATVGSLARTSGARAVVNGSYFHPHTYAPAGDIVMQGRLLTWGRIPAALAITPDNRASIAASTTALFSRPLDTSWSGMETVVATGPRIVTRGAVQHTYSGIFQDPALFGRAARSAVGLLSNRDLLLVTTHARLTTVEMGKVMASLGARDALLLDGGSSAGLAWNGAAVLDSVRKVSYGIGVFANYTGRRYAR, encoded by the coding sequence ATGCGACGTGTTGCCCTGACTCTGCTGTTTTTTTCCCTGCCGGTGCCCGGTGCGCCGGCCTGGGCCGCACCCACGACCCCGGTTGTCCGGCCCGTCACCATGAAGGTGAAGGCCGGCGACACCCTGTACCGCCTCGCCCGGACCCATCACCTCAGTGTGGTTCAGCTGCGGCGTTGGAACGGCCTGAGCGGCAACGTCATCCATGTGGGGCAGGTGCTGCGCCTGCGCCCTCCGGCGACTCCCGCCGCCGTCACCAGGCCGGTCGCCGCTCCAGTCAAACCAGCGCTGGTCAAGCCACCTCCTGCCAAGCCAGCGGCTGCCAGACCTGCACCGGTACCGGACCCCGTGAAGCCTGCCGCGCCGGCGGTCAGCCGCAGCGGCGGGATATATACCGTCAAGCGCGGCGACACGCTGGGAGTGATCGCGCGCCGGGCGGGGGTCAGCGTGGAGGCTCTGCAACAGGCCAGTGGCCTGAAGGGCACCCTGCTCCAGCCGGGCCAGCGCCTGCGGGTACCCCCGCGCGGCACGGTGGCGGCCGCACCCGCGGTGGTGCGGGTCCCCGCCCTGCCCGCCGGCAAGGAGTCGCGGCTGGTCTACACCTACGTGCGGGTGGGCCGGGGCGAGACCGCGACGGGCCTCGCCGCGCGCTACCGCACCACCCCCGACGCCCTGCGGCGCCTGAACGGCCTGTCCACCGTCCAGATGATCGTGCCGGGGGCCAAGGTGCTGGTGCCCAGCCGCGTGGCGGTACCGGTGCCCCCGGCGGCGCTGCGCAGCGCCGTGAGCTACCGCGCCGCGCGTCCCCTGAACATCCCCGTCCAGGTCGTGCAGGTAGACCTGCGCTGGCGCAACGTGCTCGTGGCGCCGGTGCTGCCTGGCCGCGGCCTGAGCTTTGCCAGTGGGGCCACGGTGGGTTCCCTGGCCCGCACGAGCGGCGCGCGGGCGGTGGTCAACGGCAGTTATTTTCACCCGCACACCTACGCGCCGGCCGGCGACATCGTCATGCAGGGGCGGCTGCTGACGTGGGGACGCATTCCGGCCGCGCTGGCGATCACGCCCGACAACCGCGCGAGCATCGCCGCCAGCACCACCGCGCTGTTCAGCCGTCCGCTTGATACGAGCTGGTCGGGCATGGAGACGGTCGTCGCCACCGGGCCGCGTATCGTGACGCGCGGGGCGGTGCAACATACCTACAGCGGAATCTTTCAGGACCCGGCCCTCTTCGGGCGAGCGGCGCGCAGCGCGGTGGGGCTGCTCAGCAACCGCGACCTGCTTCTCGTGACCACCCACGCCCGCCTCACCACCGTCGAGATGGGCAAGGTCATGGCGAGCCTGGGCGCGCGCGACGCGCTGCTCCTCGACGGTGGTAGCAGCGCGGGGCTAGCCTGGAACGGCGCGGCGGTCCTCGACAGCGTGCGCAAGGTGAGTTACGGCATCGGGGTCTTCGCCAACTACACGGGGCGCCGGTACGCCCGGTAG